One region of Paenibacillus polymyxa M1 genomic DNA includes:
- a CDS encoding aldehyde dehydrogenase family protein encodes MSINPELAENTLFLKRHESILKCLNYLIENRQEVMDILTQFSSYRAANAEIDSTILTLQGALQEVQTHQPSWQRSMAVFMPSNVILYSYALYLLIPSLYVENIDFRPSSHVNEYVNMLHEKLQAVHELPIYIRKVSQKVFMENSVMPADIVVFTGSYTNAEKIKKQIRKDQLYIFYGQGINPFIIGPDADLELAVTDVIRMRLFNSGQDCLGPDIILVHQEVSEPFKNLLIQRLDELVFGANNDPNANYSPIFYKDTLYSVSEYFNTNDKFIIYGGGIDFRTKKMEPTVVYSELDQNLEIIEYFSPVFNVVSYQDDEQLIKRISSSYFSERAMGCSLYGSEHLTDVLRKKHTLTINQTLEDVDQGNKPFGGYGTMSNYIFYDYKLVSKPILISEIVAEYLSEKRSLV; translated from the coding sequence ATGAGTATAAATCCAGAACTGGCAGAAAACACGCTGTTTTTGAAAAGGCATGAATCTATTCTGAAATGCCTCAATTATTTGATTGAAAATCGGCAAGAAGTGATGGATATTCTCACGCAGTTTTCATCCTATCGGGCCGCCAATGCAGAAATTGACTCCACGATCCTCACACTTCAAGGTGCATTGCAAGAAGTGCAGACCCATCAGCCAAGCTGGCAACGATCTATGGCTGTATTCATGCCCTCCAACGTCATTTTGTACTCCTATGCATTATACCTCTTGATTCCATCCCTGTACGTTGAAAATATAGACTTTCGCCCTTCTTCTCACGTAAACGAGTACGTCAATATGCTGCATGAAAAGCTTCAGGCTGTACATGAATTACCCATCTATATTCGTAAAGTTAGCCAGAAGGTGTTCATGGAAAACTCCGTGATGCCGGCTGATATTGTGGTGTTTACCGGAAGCTACACCAATGCGGAGAAGATCAAAAAGCAGATCCGCAAAGATCAGCTCTACATTTTTTATGGGCAAGGGATCAATCCTTTCATCATTGGGCCAGATGCCGATCTGGAGCTGGCGGTTACTGATGTGATCCGCATGAGATTGTTCAACTCCGGACAGGACTGCCTGGGACCTGACATCATCCTGGTACATCAAGAGGTGAGCGAGCCATTCAAAAACTTGCTGATTCAACGGCTTGACGAACTCGTATTTGGAGCCAACAATGACCCGAATGCGAACTACTCCCCTATATTCTATAAAGACACGCTATATTCGGTTTCTGAATATTTTAATACAAACGATAAGTTTATTATTTATGGCGGCGGCATTGATTTCCGTACGAAAAAGATGGAGCCAACGGTTGTATATAGCGAATTGGATCAGAACTTGGAGATTATTGAGTATTTTTCACCAGTGTTCAATGTAGTTAGCTACCAAGACGACGAGCAATTGATCAAACGCATTTCCTCCAGTTATTTCAGCGAACGGGCAATGGGTTGCAGCTTATACGGGTCGGAGCATCTGACTGATGTTCTACGAAAGAAGCACACATTGACCATTAATCAAACACTTGAGGATGTGGATCAGGGCAATAAGCCTTTTGGTGGCTATGGCACGATGTCGAACTATATTTTTTATGATTATAAGCTCGTTTCGAAGCCGATCTTGATCTCGGAAATTGTCGCAGAATATTTGTCAGAAAAGAGGAGTTTGGTATGA
- a CDS encoding thiamine pyrophosphate-binding protein: MTASISPWDAIIGYLQSAGVQHLFGLPSDDLNIVASLPSSGMDFILCKDQRNAVFMSAGYALTTNQMSVCVVGKGPALSNTLTGLLEAKNLGAPLLLLALGTGGDKLGTRSFQEADQISLVKPLVKWAYRVEHVDRLVWAMERAAFLTINGAPGPVYIELPENLMDQPVPTELQFAPPEKLSCSPSLRELDAAWSIIETARKPLILVGGGMKSGTGDAIERFASQHGAALFATASGRSVINEDHALFCGVAGLYTDLSLRQIWNESDVVITLGSRLEETATFEWDILLQDTPLIQVNVELEDFAHEFRGIKLLGDGYAAVEQWLERRGQEPDEAWLETIGRCKQKAFSQRANYLEELKRAPGIHVPELLDMIQAEFPEDLVLLQENGLQDMWSYFYPYFRFASGSLSIVPSDQTSLGFGAAAALGASVATERPVVALVGDGAFNLFCSDFMTAVQYQIPVIYLVLNNGGYGWLQNQMNYKHISGQDFPFVSEAVKTGIQIPQYEFVESLAIRSKGEAREQLQLAWQKYKENKLVVVEVFADLADVHEKISHVYGDFPLYEQQASKN; the protein is encoded by the coding sequence ATGACCGCAAGTATATCCCCCTGGGATGCCATCATTGGCTACTTACAGTCGGCTGGGGTTCAGCACCTCTTTGGATTACCAAGTGACGATCTCAATATCGTAGCGTCACTCCCCTCATCCGGTATGGATTTTATTCTCTGCAAAGATCAGCGTAATGCTGTATTTATGTCCGCAGGCTATGCGCTCACAACTAACCAGATGTCCGTGTGTGTTGTGGGGAAAGGCCCTGCGCTTAGCAATACACTTACGGGGCTGCTGGAAGCCAAGAACCTGGGTGCCCCGCTACTGCTTTTGGCGCTTGGCACCGGAGGAGACAAGCTGGGTACCCGATCCTTTCAAGAAGCCGATCAAATCTCACTCGTGAAGCCACTCGTAAAATGGGCTTACCGTGTCGAGCATGTGGATCGGCTTGTATGGGCAATGGAGCGGGCTGCCTTTTTGACTATCAATGGAGCACCGGGACCTGTCTATATCGAACTACCCGAAAACCTGATGGACCAGCCTGTGCCCACAGAGCTTCAGTTTGCCCCGCCAGAAAAGCTGTCGTGCTCTCCATCACTTCGGGAGTTGGATGCGGCATGGAGCATTATTGAGACAGCCCGCAAGCCACTTATTCTAGTGGGAGGCGGAATGAAGTCAGGAACAGGTGATGCCATTGAGCGGTTCGCCAGCCAACATGGAGCAGCCTTGTTCGCGACTGCCTCGGGAAGAAGCGTAATTAATGAAGATCATGCACTTTTCTGTGGTGTTGCCGGGCTTTATACCGATCTGAGTCTGAGGCAAATCTGGAATGAATCTGATGTAGTTATTACCCTGGGCAGCCGATTGGAAGAAACGGCTACATTCGAGTGGGATATTTTGCTGCAGGATACGCCTTTGATTCAAGTCAATGTAGAGCTGGAGGATTTCGCTCACGAATTCAGGGGCATTAAGTTGCTTGGTGACGGATATGCGGCAGTGGAGCAATGGCTTGAACGACGCGGGCAAGAGCCTGATGAGGCATGGCTTGAAACGATCGGGAGATGCAAACAGAAGGCTTTTTCTCAGAGGGCTAATTATCTGGAAGAGCTGAAAAGGGCCCCCGGCATCCACGTTCCAGAGCTGTTGGACATGATTCAGGCAGAGTTCCCTGAAGACCTGGTGCTTTTACAAGAGAACGGATTGCAGGATATGTGGTCTTACTTTTATCCATATTTCCGTTTTGCCTCAGGCTCACTTTCGATTGTTCCCAGTGATCAAACGAGTCTCGGCTTCGGTGCGGCCGCTGCTCTGGGGGCAAGTGTGGCGACAGAACGCCCGGTAGTAGCGCTTGTAGGTGACGGTGCATTCAATCTATTTTGTTCAGATTTTATGACGGCGGTACAGTATCAAATACCAGTAATTTATCTTGTACTTAATAATGGCGGCTACGGTTGGCTGCAAAATCAGATGAATTATAAGCATATCTCAGGACAGGACTTCCCATTTGTTTCGGAGGCGGTCAAAACAGGTATCCAAATTCCCCAGTATGAGTTTGTCGAAAGTCTGGCGATCCGGAGCAAGGGGGAGGCTCGGGAACAGCTTCAGCTTGCTTGGCAAAAGTACAAGGAGAACAAGCTTGTGGTCGTCGAGGTATTTGCTGATCTTGCAGATGTGCATGAGAAAATTAGTCATGTATATGGCGACTTTCCTCTCTACGAGCAACAGGCTTCCAAGAATTAA
- the fabF gene encoding beta-ketoacyl-ACP synthase II, which translates to MVRRRVVVTGQGVVTPVGLHLTDFWNSLLEGKSGIGPVTVFDTANIPTKIGAQVTGFDPLEYMSKKEAQKVAQFTQFALAAARQAVEQSKLVIDERNAGRVGVIVGSGAGGLDVIEENYRKLTELGPKRVSPYFVSSMMINSAPGEISIAIGAKGPSFAVVTACATGSNAIGEALRTIQYGTADVVVAGGAEANFSQLDLASFANIHALSRRNEEPQKASRPFDTDRDGFVIGGGAGVLVLEELEHALNRGATILAEVAGYGCTTDAYHITAPDPSGSGPAEAINIALQDGGLTPQEIDYVNAHGTSTPFNDRMEINAIQKVFGEHAPRLAISSIKSMTGHLMGGAGAVELIATVQSMIHSKVPPTLNCDNPEAPELNFVPHVYQEREVRAAISNSFGFGGHNVCLAVRKWEGV; encoded by the coding sequence ATGGTGAGAAGACGTGTTGTAGTGACAGGACAGGGAGTCGTAACGCCGGTCGGGCTTCATCTTACAGATTTCTGGAATTCATTGCTGGAAGGAAAAAGTGGAATCGGACCTGTCACTGTTTTCGATACAGCAAATATACCAACAAAAATTGGTGCGCAGGTTACGGGCTTTGACCCGTTGGAGTATATGAGCAAAAAGGAAGCGCAAAAGGTTGCGCAGTTCACTCAATTTGCCTTGGCGGCTGCCCGCCAGGCAGTCGAGCAATCGAAGTTAGTCATTGATGAACGGAATGCAGGTCGTGTGGGTGTTATCGTCGGTTCTGGGGCAGGCGGTCTTGATGTCATAGAGGAGAACTACCGGAAACTAACAGAGCTGGGTCCTAAAAGGGTTTCGCCTTATTTTGTTTCCTCAATGATGATTAATTCTGCGCCTGGCGAAATCTCTATTGCTATTGGAGCAAAGGGACCCTCGTTTGCCGTAGTTACAGCTTGTGCTACAGGAAGCAATGCCATCGGCGAAGCATTACGTACGATCCAGTATGGCACGGCTGATGTCGTAGTAGCTGGAGGAGCAGAGGCCAACTTTAGTCAGCTTGATTTGGCATCTTTTGCGAATATTCACGCTCTCTCCAGACGTAATGAAGAGCCACAGAAGGCCAGTCGCCCGTTTGATACGGATCGCGATGGCTTTGTCATCGGTGGAGGAGCAGGGGTTCTAGTGTTGGAGGAGTTGGAACATGCCTTGAACCGGGGGGCCACCATTTTGGCTGAAGTGGCGGGTTACGGATGCACAACAGATGCATATCATATCACGGCTCCAGATCCCTCAGGCTCCGGCCCGGCAGAAGCGATTAATATAGCACTGCAAGATGGCGGCTTGACACCGCAGGAGATTGACTATGTCAATGCCCACGGTACGAGTACGCCGTTTAATGACCGAATGGAGATTAACGCTATTCAAAAAGTATTTGGAGAGCATGCTCCCCGTTTGGCGATATCGTCTATTAAATCCATGACAGGCCATTTAATGGGCGGTGCAGGGGCAGTCGAATTAATTGCAACGGTACAGAGTATGATCCACAGCAAAGTACCACCGACACTCAATTGCGACAATCCCGAAGCCCCTGAACTGAATTTTGTACCGCATGTATATCAGGAACGTGAAGTCCGTGCGGCGATTAGTAACTCTTTTGGCTTTGGAGGGCACAACGTTTGTCTTGCCGTTCGTAAGTGGGAGGGGGTATAA
- a CDS encoding 3-hydroxyacyl-ACP dehydratase FabZ family protein, which translates to MSEELIRIEDVLPHRYPFLLLDGVTGYETSQWAKGYKLVTRSEWFITEANPYMPPMLIVESLAQLAAFAAIDKRGISYLTNLNGVRFHSFAKPGDRIDLYFEVVKRRRGYILGSGRATVGDRLVAEAEEIVSLDQ; encoded by the coding sequence GTGAGCGAAGAGCTAATCCGTATTGAGGATGTGCTTCCGCACAGGTACCCATTTCTTCTGCTCGATGGCGTGACCGGGTACGAAACGTCGCAATGGGCGAAGGGGTACAAGCTTGTTACCCGGAGTGAGTGGTTTATTACAGAGGCTAATCCATACATGCCTCCTATGCTGATCGTGGAGTCGCTTGCACAATTAGCGGCATTCGCTGCGATTGACAAAAGGGGTATTTCATATCTGACCAACCTCAATGGCGTTCGTTTCCATAGCTTCGCGAAGCCTGGGGACCGAATTGACCTCTATTTTGAAGTGGTCAAGCGTCGGCGTGGTTATATTCTCGGAAGTGGTCGGGCTACCGTAGGCGATCGACTGGTGGCTGAGGCGGAGGAAATTGTTTCACTTGATCAATGA